In one window of Dokdonia sp. PRO95 DNA:
- a CDS encoding DUF4292 domain-containing protein yields the protein MKKLGYILLVIVLASCGGAKKVTTTETVEDISSKRLVKEYYNNAIDFTTFDARTKIKYRDKKGTKPTVTLTIRIEKDKQIWMNASLIGFSGARALITPQKVQFYDKLNNQYFDGDFAFLSQYLGVEIDFFQLQRLLTGQTVYDLREGKYTFKETQNGYEVTPRKQLDEVSLFFGINTQNFVTQEQRIEQKDNGGSLDIAYGDYKEVGNKIFPFLLDILADDGKNQSQVQIEYRDIDLNGEVRMPFSIPSGYQEIKLNAKK from the coding sequence ATGAAGAAGCTAGGCTACATATTATTAGTAATAGTGCTCGCAAGTTGCGGAGGGGCAAAGAAAGTTACTACCACAGAGACGGTAGAAGATATTTCTTCTAAGCGCCTTGTAAAGGAATATTATAATAATGCGATAGATTTTACAACTTTTGACGCTCGTACAAAAATTAAGTATAGGGATAAAAAAGGAACTAAACCTACAGTTACTCTTACTATCCGTATTGAAAAGGATAAACAAATCTGGATGAATGCATCCTTGATAGGTTTTTCTGGTGCTCGTGCTTTAATAACTCCACAAAAGGTGCAGTTTTATGATAAGCTCAACAATCAGTACTTTGACGGTGACTTTGCATTTTTAAGTCAGTATCTCGGTGTAGAAATAGACTTTTTCCAATTGCAGCGTTTACTTACTGGGCAAACTGTGTATGACTTGAGAGAAGGGAAGTATACGTTTAAAGAAACTCAAAATGGCTACGAGGTTACTCCAAGAAAGCAACTTGATGAAGTTAGTTTATTTTTTGGGATTAATACTCAAAACTTTGTTACTCAAGAACAACGCATAGAGCAAAAGGATAATGGAGGATCACTTGATATTGCATATGGTGATTATAAAGAAGTAGGAAATAAAATCTTTCCTTTCTTGCTAGATATCCTCGCAGATGATGGTAAGAATCAATCACAGGTTCAAATTGAGTATCGCGATATTGATTTAAACGGAGAAGTACGCATGCCATTCTCTATTCCTTCTGGTTACCAAGAAATCAAGCTCAATGCAAAAAAGTAA
- a CDS encoding peptidoglycan DD-metalloendopeptidase family protein: MQKSKLAYTFIVSCFLTLFMSQAAFGQSAKQRQLEQRREALKKEMQQLQRLRETNKKKEISILTQVEDLDTKIRLRSDLIKITNSQANLLTREINENLEKMENLRKELAILKEDYSDMIRKSYKSKSGQSKIMFLLSSESFKQAYKRTQYMKQYANYRKKQGLQIKERTTLIQETNKKLVKQKGDKEALIAENRIARRELDKEKERQDELVKEIRKKSSSYIAQIKTKQREADRIDRQIDKLIADAIAASNKKAGKSASSKTFAMTPAEVALAKEFSGNKGRLIWPVVRGRVTRRFGKSAHPTLPGITLTNSGVDIETAPDAAVRAVFAGEVTQIQDMQGGAITVFIRHGDYLTVYTNLKSIKVKQGDQVSFKQEIGQVTRNAFSGKSILKFSVRKNTSKLNPADWVLNM; this comes from the coding sequence ATGCAAAAAAGTAAGTTAGCATACACCTTTATTGTAAGCTGTTTCTTGACGTTGTTTATGTCTCAAGCAGCCTTTGGGCAGAGTGCAAAGCAAAGACAGCTAGAACAACGCAGAGAGGCTCTTAAAAAGGAAATGCAGCAATTGCAACGCTTGCGCGAAACAAATAAGAAGAAAGAAATATCTATCCTCACACAAGTAGAAGATCTAGATACAAAAATTAGACTGCGATCAGACCTTATTAAAATAACTAACAGTCAGGCCAACTTGCTCACTCGTGAGATTAATGAGAACCTCGAGAAAATGGAAAATCTACGCAAGGAACTTGCTATTCTCAAAGAAGACTATAGTGATATGATACGTAAGTCTTATAAAAGCAAGAGTGGTCAGAGTAAGATTATGTTCCTCTTATCTAGTGAGAGCTTCAAACAAGCATATAAGCGTACGCAATACATGAAGCAGTATGCAAATTACCGCAAGAAACAAGGCTTGCAAATTAAGGAGCGCACCACACTTATTCAAGAAACAAATAAGAAGCTAGTAAAACAAAAAGGTGATAAGGAAGCCCTTATTGCAGAGAATCGTATAGCTAGACGAGAGCTTGATAAAGAGAAAGAACGTCAAGATGAGCTTGTAAAAGAGATTAGAAAAAAATCAAGTAGTTACATTGCCCAGATTAAAACTAAACAACGAGAGGCAGATCGCATAGATAGACAAATAGATAAACTCATTGCAGATGCTATTGCAGCAAGTAATAAAAAGGCAGGAAAGTCGGCTAGCAGTAAGACATTTGCTATGACTCCTGCAGAGGTTGCACTAGCTAAAGAGTTTTCTGGAAACAAAGGAAGATTAATATGGCCAGTAGTGCGAGGTAGAGTCACTCGTCGCTTTGGTAAATCTGCACACCCTACGCTACCTGGAATCACACTTACTAATAGCGGTGTAGATATTGAGACAGCACCAGACGCAGCAGTGAGAGCCGTGTTTGCCGGAGAGGTTACTCAAATACAGGATATGCAAGGAGGTGCCATTACAGTTTTTATACGTCATGGAGATTATCTTACTGTCTATACAAATCTTAAGAGTATCAAGGTGAAGCAGGGCGACCAAGTTTCCTTTAAGCAAGAGATAGGACAAGTAACGCGCAATGCCTTTAGCGGTAAGAGTATTCTTAAATTTTCGGTACGTAAAAACACTTCAAAACTCAATCCAGCAGACTGGGTACTTAATATGTAA
- a CDS encoding CsbD family protein: MNSTELEGKWNQVKGEFKQKYGKHFDDDETFADGKFDEVVGRIQEKTGKTKEAIKEEVEKW, translated from the coding sequence ATGAACAGCACAGAACTAGAAGGAAAGTGGAATCAAGTAAAAGGAGAGTTTAAACAGAAATACGGAAAGCACTTTGACGACGACGAGACATTTGCAGATGGAAAATTTGATGAAGTTGTAGGTCGTATCCAAGAAAAAACTGGAAAAACCAAAGAAGCTATTAAAGAAGAAGTAGAGAAGTGGTAA
- a CDS encoding acyl-CoA thioesterase, with the protein MEARTPTDSKTILTDLVLPSETNPLGNLFGGELLARMDRAASIAARRHSRRIVVTASVNHVAFNRMVPLGSVVTVEAKISRAFRTSMEIVIDVWIEDRESGLKSQANEAIYTFVAVDEQGIPVLVPQVTPESDLEKKRYDAALRRKQLSLVLAGKMKPEDATELKALFI; encoded by the coding sequence ATGGAAGCACGTACGCCTACTGATTCAAAAACTATACTAACAGACTTAGTACTACCTAGTGAGACTAACCCTTTGGGTAATCTCTTTGGAGGTGAGTTACTCGCTCGTATGGATAGAGCTGCAAGTATTGCTGCAAGACGACACTCTCGTCGTATTGTAGTAACTGCATCTGTAAACCACGTAGCCTTTAACCGCATGGTTCCTCTAGGAAGTGTAGTAACTGTAGAAGCAAAGATTTCTCGCGCTTTTAGAACCTCTATGGAGATAGTAATTGATGTGTGGATAGAAGACCGTGAAAGCGGCTTAAAATCGCAGGCTAATGAAGCAATTTATACCTTTGTTGCCGTAGATGAGCAAGGAATCCCAGTTCTAGTACCACAGGTAACTCCAGAGTCTGATCTTGAGAAGAAACGATATGACGCCGCACTGCGACGTAAGCAACTATCTCTTGTGCTCGCTGGTAAGATGAAACCAGAAGACGCAACAGAGCTTAAAGCTTTATTTATATAA
- a CDS encoding SPOR domain-containing protein — translation MQLDQYISDLLYRYECVILPGFGAFLTQIQSAQIHSTTHAFYPPKKKLSFNAQLTDSDGLLANYISKTEMIPHEEASTRIKTYVRFLFDSLHKGEAQTLSNIGTLSLDTESRLQFEPSYHLNYLTDSFGLSSFTSPEILREVYKEEVTALESTTPIAFTPERKATSSWMKYAAAAVIAFGLIGAVGFNYVKDVEQHNYVSHQEAKEQLEDKIQEATFEIPNPLPAIKLSLTKPVGSYHIVAGAFRMEENAQTRVDQLTEQGFKARKIGTNKYGLHQVVYGSYTDSQEALAALKSIRSTDNKEAWLLVQEMN, via the coding sequence ATGCAGTTAGATCAGTACATAAGCGATTTATTATATAGATATGAATGTGTGATATTACCTGGTTTTGGGGCTTTTTTGACTCAGATCCAGAGTGCACAGATTCACTCAACAACCCATGCCTTCTACCCGCCCAAGAAGAAACTTTCTTTTAACGCGCAACTTACAGATAGCGATGGATTGCTAGCAAATTATATTTCTAAAACTGAGATGATCCCTCATGAGGAAGCGAGTACTCGTATTAAAACATACGTTCGTTTTCTATTTGACAGTCTTCATAAGGGAGAAGCACAAACACTATCAAACATAGGTACTCTTTCTCTAGACACAGAAAGCAGGTTACAGTTTGAGCCATCATACCACCTTAATTATCTTACAGATTCTTTTGGTCTTTCTTCATTTACCTCTCCAGAGATTTTAAGAGAAGTATACAAAGAAGAAGTTACTGCTCTAGAAAGCACAACTCCTATAGCTTTTACTCCAGAACGCAAGGCAACGAGCTCGTGGATGAAGTATGCAGCTGCGGCTGTAATCGCTTTTGGACTTATAGGCGCTGTAGGATTTAACTATGTAAAAGATGTAGAGCAGCATAACTATGTGTCTCATCAAGAGGCAAAAGAGCAACTTGAAGATAAAATTCAAGAAGCTACTTTTGAGATACCTAATCCGCTACCAGCGATTAAGCTATCACTTACAAAGCCTGTAGGGAGCTATCACATTGTTGCAGGAGCTTTCCGTATGGAAGAAAATGCACAAACACGTGTGGACCAACTTACAGAACAAGGTTTTAAGGCTCGCAAGATAGGAACTAATAAATATGGCCTTCATCAAGTAGTGTATGGAAGCTATACAGACTCACAAGAAGCACTAGCTGCATTAAAATCAATACGCAGTACAGATAACAAAGAAGCATGGCTTCTTGTACAAGAAATGAATTAA
- the dprA gene encoding DNA-processing protein DprA: MSEKELLSLLTLQHTPNLGDGTIKKLIQQFGSAEEVLKQSKTTLLKIDGIGNHKLSAFGEEKYYAFAKEELSFIQSNDIKPTTYTDPDYPQRLKYCIDGPVVLFSRGNINWNNPRVISIVGTRKITTYGEHFLKKFIKEIAPLNPLIISGFAYGVDITAHKACIDHGLQNIGVLAHGLNQVYPKVHSKYMSGVEANGGFVTDFWSRSSFVHTNFLQRNRIIAGLSEATIVIESAEKGGSLVTADFANGYNRDVFAVPGRADDKQSLGCNNLIKQQRANLMTSAADLVYILNWKLEEKQQPAVQKQLFVELTEEEKVVWRFLNENGKELMDIIALNCKLPTFKIASILLQMELKGVVRPLPGKLFELT, translated from the coding sequence ATGTCCGAAAAAGAATTACTTTCCTTGCTTACATTACAACATACTCCTAATCTAGGTGATGGTACCATCAAGAAATTAATACAACAATTTGGGAGTGCAGAGGAGGTACTAAAACAGTCCAAAACCACGCTTCTCAAAATAGATGGGATAGGAAATCATAAACTTAGTGCCTTCGGTGAGGAGAAGTATTACGCTTTCGCGAAAGAAGAACTTTCTTTCATTCAGTCTAATGATATTAAGCCAACTACCTACACAGACCCAGACTATCCACAGCGGTTGAAATATTGTATAGACGGACCAGTTGTTCTCTTTTCTCGAGGGAATATTAACTGGAATAATCCGCGAGTCATAAGTATTGTGGGAACTCGTAAAATCACTACTTATGGTGAGCATTTCTTAAAAAAGTTCATAAAAGAGATAGCTCCGCTCAATCCACTTATTATTTCGGGATTTGCTTATGGAGTAGATATTACAGCTCATAAAGCGTGTATTGACCACGGTTTACAAAACATAGGCGTACTTGCTCACGGCCTTAATCAAGTGTATCCTAAAGTACACAGCAAGTATATGAGCGGAGTAGAGGCAAACGGAGGTTTTGTTACAGATTTCTGGAGTCGTAGTAGTTTTGTGCATACTAACTTCTTGCAGCGCAACCGGATTATAGCAGGCCTCTCTGAAGCGACTATTGTGATTGAATCTGCCGAGAAAGGAGGTTCTCTTGTCACTGCAGATTTTGCAAATGGCTACAATCGCGATGTATTTGCGGTACCAGGTCGAGCAGACGATAAGCAAAGTTTAGGGTGTAATAATCTCATCAAACAACAACGAGCAAATCTCATGACAAGCGCAGCCGACCTTGTGTATATTCTCAACTGGAAACTAGAAGAAAAACAGCAGCCAGCCGTTCAAAAACAACTTTTTGTAGAACTCACAGAAGAAGAAAAGGTCGTGTGGCGATTCCTTAACGAGAATGGAAAAGAGCTTATGGATATTATTGCTCTCAACTGCAAGCTACCCACTTTTAAAATCGCGAGTATATTATTGCAAATGGAACTTAAAGGAGTGGTAAGACCATTGCCAGGGAAGTTGTTTGAGTTGACTTAA
- the lysM gene encoding peptidoglycan-binding protein LysM has product MGLFSFIKNAGAKVFGIGKTDAEEAAEAAAVAEEKIAMENAKAASNMAETINDLGLDVDNLDISIDGDVAVVTGSANDQATKEKVILVVGNSTGIATVDDRLTVENPEPEARFYTVEKGDSLSKISKAMYGDPMKYPQIFEANKPMLKDVDLIYPGQVLRIPHLEK; this is encoded by the coding sequence ATGGGATTATTTTCATTCATTAAAAATGCAGGAGCAAAAGTTTTTGGAATAGGAAAAACAGATGCAGAAGAAGCAGCAGAAGCAGCAGCGGTAGCTGAAGAAAAGATTGCAATGGAAAATGCAAAAGCAGCAAGTAACATGGCAGAAACTATTAATGACCTTGGTCTTGATGTTGATAACCTTGATATCTCAATAGATGGAGATGTTGCTGTAGTTACTGGAAGTGCAAACGATCAAGCAACTAAAGAAAAGGTAATCCTTGTAGTAGGAAACTCTACAGGTATTGCAACGGTAGACGATAGACTTACTGTTGAGAACCCAGAGCCAGAAGCTCGTTTTTATACAGTAGAAAAAGGAGATTCTTTAAGTAAGATCTCAAAAGCGATGTACGGAGACCCAATGAAGTACCCACAAATTTTTGAAGCAAATAAGCCTATGCTTAAAGACGTAGATTTAATTTATCCAGGTCAAGTATTACGTATTCCTCACTTAGAGAAATAA
- the nadD gene encoding nicotinate (nicotinamide) nucleotide adenylyltransferase, producing MKIGLYFGTFNPIHIGHLAIANHMAEYSDLDKIWMVITPHNPFKKKSSLLNNHHRYQMVMEAVEHYDKIEPSNIEFDLPQPNYTVYTLAHLEEKYPQHEFCLIMGEDNLKSLHKWKNYEVILERHDIYVYPRISEGTVETQFDNHPKIHKVDAPIMEISSTMIRKAIKEDKNIRPLLPPEVYTFIDEMSFYR from the coding sequence TTGAAAATAGGTCTATACTTTGGAACTTTTAACCCTATTCACATAGGGCATCTTGCTATTGCAAATCATATGGCAGAGTATAGTGATCTAGATAAAATCTGGATGGTTATCACGCCTCACAACCCTTTTAAGAAGAAGAGTAGTCTTCTTAACAATCACCACCGCTACCAGATGGTTATGGAGGCTGTAGAGCATTATGATAAAATCGAGCCAAGTAATATTGAGTTTGACCTACCACAACCTAACTATACGGTATACACGCTAGCTCATCTAGAAGAAAAGTATCCTCAGCACGAGTTTTGTTTAATAATGGGTGAGGACAACCTTAAAAGCCTTCATAAGTGGAAAAATTATGAAGTTATTTTGGAGCGTCACGACATCTATGTATACCCTAGAATCTCTGAAGGTACGGTTGAAACACAGTTTGATAATCATCCAAAGATTCACAAAGTAGACGCTCCTATAATGGAGATTTCATCTACAATGATACGTAAGGCGATTAAGGAGGATAAAAACATACGACCATTACTTCCTCCAGAAGTTTACACCTTTATAGACGAGATGAGTTTTTATAGATAA
- a CDS encoding HopJ type III effector protein, which produces MTLQDFNTKLTSAPTEIEFTDTIAVIEALYTFTPSSFKNGDIHNDTGENNGSCKLFAFAQEQGLSKSDTLQCFGAYYREDVLQNPEGIDHQNIRNFIKYGWDGIAFDTKPLQKK; this is translated from the coding sequence ATGACATTACAAGATTTTAATACCAAACTTACCAGCGCACCCACTGAGATTGAGTTTACAGATACAATAGCTGTTATAGAAGCGCTATATACTTTTACGCCTAGCTCTTTTAAGAATGGTGATATTCATAATGACACAGGTGAGAACAATGGCTCTTGTAAGCTGTTTGCATTTGCACAAGAACAAGGACTAAGTAAAAGTGATACGCTACAATGTTTTGGCGCATATTACAGAGAAGATGTGTTACAAAACCCAGAGGGTATAGATCACCAAAATATTAGAAATTTTATCAAATACGGTTGGGACGGAATTGCCTTTGACACAAAACCGCTCCAAAAGAAATAA
- the gmk gene encoding guanylate kinase, giving the protein MGKQPDAQELNHTGKLIVFSAPSGSGKTTIVRHLLGQPELNLEFSISATSREPRGTEVHGTDYYFISLKEFKNHIKADDFLEWEEVYRDNFYGTLWKEVQRIWAMGKHVIFDIDVVGGLRIKKKFPDKTLAVFVKPPSVDELKIRLKKRSTESEDKINMRVAKASVELATAPQFDHIILNDNLEKALKEAVTLVTDFVK; this is encoded by the coding sequence ATGGGAAAACAACCTGACGCACAAGAACTAAATCACACGGGGAAACTCATTGTTTTTTCGGCGCCTTCTGGTAGTGGTAAAACAACAATTGTAAGACATCTCTTGGGTCAACCAGAGCTCAATCTAGAGTTTAGTATCTCTGCGACTAGTAGAGAACCTCGTGGCACAGAAGTACACGGCACAGATTACTACTTTATCTCTCTTAAGGAGTTTAAAAATCATATCAAAGCAGACGACTTTCTAGAATGGGAAGAGGTCTATCGTGACAACTTTTACGGTACACTCTGGAAAGAAGTACAACGTATCTGGGCGATGGGTAAGCACGTTATATTTGATATAGACGTAGTAGGCGGTTTACGCATAAAGAAAAAGTTTCCAGATAAGACACTTGCCGTTTTTGTAAAACCACCTAGTGTAGACGAGCTCAAAATACGTCTTAAAAAACGTAGTACAGAAAGTGAGGATAAAATCAATATGCGTGTTGCAAAAGCCTCTGTTGAGCTTGCCACAGCACCACAATTTGATCATATTATCCTTAATGATAATTTAGAAAAAGCTCTTAAAGAGGCGGTCACACTTGTTACCGATTTTGTAAAATAG
- a CDS encoding YicC/YloC family endoribonuclease, producing MIKSMTGFGKSVVQLPGKKITIEIKSLNSKNLDLNARIPSTYREKELALRNMVAKALERGKIDVGLYIESTGENTNTAINESVVNTYMKQLSNAVAGEPSEIELLKMAVRLPDALKTEREELDENEYKAIVTNLEGALKEINAYRLDEGNSLKTEFELRIKNLQRLLDEVITLDKDRLADVKVRLEKAVADLKVNLDENRFEQELIYYLEKYDITEEKVRLKNHLDYFTEALDSDNSNGKKLGFIGQEIGREINTIGSKSNYAPMQQLVVQMKDELEKIKEQVLNVL from the coding sequence ATGATAAAATCAATGACTGGTTTTGGGAAGAGTGTCGTACAGCTTCCCGGAAAAAAGATTACTATCGAGATCAAATCGCTTAACAGCAAAAACCTTGATCTCAATGCACGTATCCCTTCTACATATCGTGAGAAGGAACTCGCACTACGCAATATGGTGGCAAAAGCTCTAGAACGTGGTAAGATAGATGTAGGTCTCTACATAGAAAGCACTGGCGAAAACACTAATACAGCGATTAATGAATCTGTTGTAAACACGTATATGAAACAGCTGTCAAACGCTGTTGCTGGTGAGCCTAGCGAGATAGAGCTACTTAAAATGGCTGTGAGACTTCCAGATGCTCTCAAAACTGAGCGTGAAGAACTGGATGAAAATGAGTACAAAGCCATTGTAACTAATCTAGAAGGTGCGCTTAAGGAAATAAACGCTTACAGACTAGATGAGGGTAACTCTCTCAAGACTGAGTTTGAACTGCGCATTAAAAATCTACAGCGTTTACTAGATGAAGTTATCACTCTTGATAAAGATCGTCTTGCAGATGTAAAAGTACGTCTAGAAAAGGCCGTTGCAGATCTCAAGGTTAATCTTGACGAAAATAGGTTTGAGCAAGAGCTTATCTATTACCTAGAGAAATACGACATCACAGAAGAAAAGGTACGTCTTAAAAATCACTTAGATTACTTTACAGAAGCACTAGATTCTGATAATTCTAACGGTAAAAAACTGGGCTTTATAGGTCAAGAAATAGGTCGTGAGATTAATACCATAGGCTCAAAATCTAATTATGCACCTATGCAACAGCTAGTGGTGCAAATGAAGGATGAGCTAGAAAAAATAAAAGAGCAAGTATTAAACGTACTCTAA
- a CDS encoding DUF1080 domain-containing protein: MKLYHLGIIATALTITSCGSGNVGDEPTKPEQTEVWGPKPAKVAINGQTGIPSDAVVLFDGTDLNAWKSKNDGGAPKWTINQDGSMTVKDKTGDIVTKEDFGSVQLHLEWRSDPNNTQTNQNRSNSGVFFQGLYEVQILNNNDNDTYVNGMVGSIYKQKAPDVMAAKPTGEWNSYDIVFHAPAFNAAGKKTRAATITVFLNGVLIQDHYEIKGSTEYIGFPKNNAHGDGPIVLQDHGDMSGVGYRNIWLRKLD, from the coding sequence ATGAAATTATACCATTTAGGAATTATCGCAACAGCACTAACCATTACATCTTGCGGCTCAGGAAATGTGGGTGACGAACCTACAAAACCAGAACAAACAGAAGTATGGGGTCCAAAACCTGCAAAGGTTGCCATAAACGGGCAAACCGGTATCCCTAGTGATGCTGTAGTATTGTTTGACGGCACAGACCTCAACGCTTGGAAAAGTAAAAATGACGGCGGCGCTCCTAAGTGGACGATTAATCAAGACGGGAGTATGACCGTAAAGGATAAAACGGGAGATATTGTGACCAAAGAAGACTTCGGGAGTGTACAATTACACCTAGAATGGCGCAGTGACCCAAACAACACACAGACTAACCAAAACAGAAGTAATAGTGGTGTGTTTTTTCAAGGCTTGTACGAAGTGCAAATCTTAAACAACAATGATAATGACACCTATGTAAACGGTATGGTAGGCTCTATTTATAAGCAAAAAGCTCCAGACGTTATGGCTGCAAAACCTACTGGAGAGTGGAACAGCTATGATATTGTTTTTCACGCGCCAGCATTTAATGCTGCAGGTAAAAAAACAAGAGCTGCTACAATCACCGTATTTTTAAATGGTGTACTCATACAAGATCACTACGAGATCAAAGGAAGTACAGAATACATAGGTTTCCCAAAAAACAATGCTCACGGTGACGGCCCAATTGTACTGCAAGATCACGGAGATATGAGTGGTGTAGGATATAGAAATATTTGGTTACGTAAATTAGATTAA
- a CDS encoding DUF1080 domain-containing protein: MKTTFYIAAVALMALACKNETKTTVVDIRSGEGNTFSIGGKKIADPSDKVVLFDGSNLNAWKGYGTDGMHDNWTIEDGAMAFAPGEEGGKNIITKNTYKNFELNLEWKVSEGGNSGIFWGVKESPEFKEAYETGPEIQVLDDERHPDAKVANGTHKAGSLYDMIKPADGMINPAGEWNKVTLYINHDSNLGKVSLNGKEAYTFPVNGEEWDAMVAKTKFADWKGFGKYQEGHIGLQDHGDKVWYRNITIKEL, translated from the coding sequence ATGAAAACAACATTCTATATCGCAGCAGTAGCTTTAATGGCACTTGCTTGTAAAAACGAGACTAAAACCACGGTTGTAGACATTAGGAGCGGAGAAGGAAACACTTTCTCTATAGGTGGCAAAAAAATTGCCGATCCTAGTGATAAAGTTGTTCTTTTTGACGGCTCTAACCTCAACGCTTGGAAAGGATATGGTACAGACGGTATGCACGACAACTGGACCATAGAAGATGGAGCAATGGCATTTGCACCGGGTGAAGAAGGTGGTAAAAACATCATTACAAAAAACACCTATAAAAACTTTGAACTCAATCTAGAGTGGAAAGTTTCTGAAGGTGGTAACAGTGGCATCTTTTGGGGTGTAAAGGAATCACCAGAGTTTAAAGAAGCTTATGAAACTGGCCCAGAGATACAAGTGCTAGATGACGAGCGTCACCCAGATGCAAAGGTGGCAAATGGAACGCACAAAGCAGGATCTCTTTATGATATGATAAAACCTGCAGACGGTATGATCAATCCCGCTGGTGAGTGGAACAAAGTAACGCTTTATATCAATCACGATAGCAACCTAGGTAAAGTAAGCCTTAACGGTAAAGAAGCATATACCTTCCCCGTAAATGGCGAAGAGTGGGATGCTATGGTTGCAAAGACTAAGTTTGCAGACTGGAAAGGCTTTGGCAAATACCAAGAAGGTCACATAGGTCTCCAAGATCACGGAGATAAAGTATGGTACCGCAACATTACAATAAAAGAATTATAG
- a CDS encoding sugar phosphate isomerase/epimerase, producing MKTIKGPAVFLAQFMDDKAPFNSLDGLCKWAADLGYKGIQIPTWENRLIDLTTAGESKTYCDELKGKVNDYGLEITELSTHLQGQLVAVHPAYDLMFDNFAPDDCKNNPKKRTEWARKQVISAAHASKHLGLDVSATFSGSLLWHTMHPWPQRPAGLVEMGFEELAKRWLPILNTYDECGVDVAYEIHPGEDLHDGVTFERFLEATGNHKRCNILYDPSHFVLQQLDYIAYIDHYHEFIKAFHVKDSEFKPDGKRGTFGGYSDWQDRAGRYRSPGDGQIDFKTIFTKLTEYGCDVWAVMEWECCVKSPEQGAREGAPFIASHIIEATQKRFDDFAGEDIDKEQLKKILGL from the coding sequence ATGAAAACAATAAAAGGACCCGCAGTATTTCTCGCCCAGTTTATGGATGACAAAGCACCATTTAATTCACTAGATGGATTGTGTAAATGGGCAGCAGACCTTGGGTATAAAGGAATACAAATACCAACTTGGGAAAACCGATTAATTGACCTCACCACAGCAGGAGAGAGTAAAACCTACTGTGATGAGCTTAAGGGTAAAGTAAATGACTATGGGCTTGAGATAACTGAGCTCTCTACACACCTACAAGGGCAACTGGTTGCAGTACATCCTGCTTATGACTTGATGTTTGATAATTTTGCTCCAGACGATTGTAAAAACAATCCAAAGAAGCGTACTGAGTGGGCTCGCAAGCAAGTAATAAGCGCAGCACACGCAAGTAAACATCTAGGTCTTGATGTGAGTGCGACATTTAGTGGTTCGCTGCTTTGGCATACAATGCACCCTTGGCCACAACGTCCTGCAGGACTTGTTGAAATGGGGTTTGAAGAGCTAGCCAAACGCTGGTTACCTATACTCAACACTTATGATGAGTGTGGTGTAGATGTGGCTTATGAGATCCACCCTGGTGAAGATCTACACGATGGTGTGACTTTTGAGCGTTTTCTAGAAGCTACAGGTAATCACAAGCGTTGTAATATTTTATATGATCCGAGTCACTTTGTATTGCAGCAACTCGATTATATCGCATACATAGACCACTATCACGAGTTTATAAAGGCCTTTCACGTAAAAGATTCTGAGTTTAAACCAGATGGGAAGCGTGGTACTTTTGGCGGTTACAGTGACTGGCAAGATCGCGCTGGGCGTTACCGCTCTCCGGGAGATGGACAGATAGACTTTAAAACTATTTTTACAAAACTCACAGAATACGGCTGTGACGTTTGGGCAGTGATGGAGTGGGAATGTTGTGTAAAAAGTCCTGAGCAAGGGGCTAGAGAAGGTGCGCCATTTATCGCTTCACATATTATTGAGGCAACACAAAAACGCTTTGATGATTTTGCAGGTGAGGATATCGACAAAGAGCAGTTAAAGAAGATATTGGGATTATAA